The genomic DNA GGCCTGCCGTGCTTGTCCCAGTACTCCTCGATCGGGTCGAGGATCCGCCACGACAGCTCGACCTCCTCCACGCGCGGGAAGAGGTTGGCGTCGCCGAGGAGGACGTCGAGGATCAGCCGCTCGTAGGCCTCGGGGCTGGACTCGGTGAACGACTCGCCGTACGCGAAGTCCATCGAGACGTCCCGCACCTCCATCGAGGTGCCCGGCACCTTCGAGCCGAACCGCATGGTCACGCCCTCGTCCGGCTGGACGCGGATCACCAGCGCGTTCTGGCCCAGCTCCTCCGTCGCCGTGTGGTCGAACGGGGAGTGCGGGGCCCGCTGGAAGACGACCGCGATCTCCGTCACCCGGCGGCCCAGCCGCTTGCCGGTCCGCAGGTAGAAGGGGACGCCCGCCCAGCGGCGGTTGTCGATCCCCAGCTTGATCGCGGCGTACGTGTCGGTCTTGGAGGCGGGGTCGATGCCCTCCTCCTCCAGGTAGCCGACGGCCTTCTCACCGCCCTGCCACCCGGCCGCGTACTGGCCGCGCACCGTCGAGGCGCCCAGGTCCCCGGGCAGCCGTACGGCCCCCAGCACCTTGGTCTTCTCGGCGGCGAGCGCGTCCGCGTCGAAGGAGGCGGGCTCCTCCATCGCGGTCAGCGCGAGGAGCTGGAGCAGGTGGTTCTGGATGACGTCGCGGGCGGCGCCGATGCCGTCGTAGTAGCCGGCGCGGCCGCCGATGCCGATGTCCTCGGCCATGGTGATCTGCACGTGGTCGACGTACGACCGGTTCCAGATCGGCTCGAAGAGGGTGTTGGCGAACCGCAGCGCCAGGATGTTCTGGACGGTCTCCTTGCCCAGGTAGTGGTCGATCCGGAACACCTGGTCCGGGGTGAACACCTCGTGGACGATCGCGTTCAGCTCCTTGGCCGAGGCCAGGTCGTGCCCGAACGGCTTCTCGATGACCGCGCGCCGCCAGCACCCCGCCCGCTGCTCGGCCAGCCCGTGCTGCTTGAGCTGCTGGACGACCACGGGGAAGAACCTGGGCGGCACGGAGAGGTAGAAGGCGAAGTTGCCGCCGGTGCCCTGCGCCTTGTCCAGCTGGTCCATCGTGGCCTTGAGCTGTTCGAACGCGGCGTCGTCGTCGAAGTCGCCCTGGACGAAGCGCATGCCCTGGACCAGTTGCTGCCACACCTCCTCGCGGAAGGGGGTGCGCGCGTGCTGCTTCACCGCGTCGTGGACGACCTGGGAGAAGTCCTCGTCCTCCCACTCGCGGCGGGCGAATCCGATCAGCGCGAAGCCCGGCGGCAGCAACCCCCGGTTCGCCAGGTCGTAGACGGCGGGCATCAGCTTCTTGCGGGAGAGGTCACCCGTGACGCCGAAGATGACCAGGCCCGAGGGGCCCGCGATGCGCGGGAGCCGGCGGTCCGCCGCGTCGCGCAGCGGATTGCTGGTGTGCAAGGTCCTACGCCTCCGGGGGGCGAGGCGCTTCAGCTCCGCCTCGGTCGACGCCAGCAGGTCGTTCCAGGACGCCTCGAACTTGGCGACGCCCTCCTCCTCCAGCAGCCGGACCACCTCGTCGTAGCCGATGCCCAGCTCCTCGAGCGCGTCCAGGTCCGCACGGGCCTGCCCGTAGGTGCCGGCGACGGTGTCGCCCCGGATCTCGCCGTGCGCGGCGGTCGCCTCCAGCGTCGCCTCCGGCATCGTGTTCACCGTGCCCGGCGCGACCAGCTCGTCCACGTACAGGGTGTCCTTGTACGCCGGGTCCTTCACACCCGTCGACGCCCACAGCGGACGCTGCCTGTTGGCCTGCGCCCGGTCCAGCGCCGCCCAGCGCTCGGAGGCGAAGACCTCCTCGTACGCCTGGTAGGCGAGCCGCGCGTTGGCGAGGGCGGCCTTGCCGCGCAGCGCCTTGGCCTCCGGCGTGCCCAGGGCGTCCAGCCGCCTGTCGACCTCGGTGTCCACGCGGGACACGAAGAACGACGCCACCGAGTGGATCTTCGACAGGTCCAGGCCGCGCTCCCTGGCCTTCTCCAGGCCGGCGAGGTAGGCGTCCATGACGGCGCGGTAGCGCTCCAGCGAGAAGATCAGCGTGACGTTGACGCTGATGCCCAGGCCGATCGTCTCCGTGATCGCCGGGAGGCCCGCCTCGGTGGCCGGGATCTTGATGAGGGTGTTGGGCCGGTCCACCAGCCAGGCCAGCTGCTTCGCCTCGGCGACCGTCGCCCGGGTGTCGTGCGCGAGCCGCGGGTCCACCTCGATCGACACCCGGCCGTCCTGGCCCTGCGTCGCGTCGAAGACGGGTCGGAGGATGTCGGCGGCGTCCCGGACGTCCGCCGTCGTGATCATGCGGATGGCCTCCTCCACGGTCACCCTGCGGGCCGCGAGGTCGGCCAGCTGGACGTCGTAGCCGTGGCCTTCGGAGATCGCCTTCTGGAAGATCGACGGGTTGGTGGTGACACCCACCACGTGCTGTCCGTCGATCAGCTCCGCCAGGTTGCCGGAGGTGATCCGCTTGCGGGACAGGTCGTCGAGCCAGATCGCGACGCCTTCGTCGGAGAGGCGCTTGAGTGCGTCTGTCATGGGGATTGCATCTCCTACTCGTGCTCGTGTGGGCGTCAGCGCGCCGCGGCCGCGATCGATTCCCGCGCGGCGGCGGCCACGGCCTCCGGGGTGAAGCCGTACTCCCGGAACAGCAGCTTGCCGTCGGCCGAGGCACCGAAGTGCTCCAGCGACACGATCCGGCCCGCGTCACCGACGTACCGGTGCCAGGTCAGACCGATACCGGCCTCCACCGCCACCCGCGCCCTCACCGACGGGGGCAGCACCGAGTCCCGGTACCCCCGGTCCTGCTCCTCGAACCACTCGACGCACGGCATCGACACCACGCGCGTGGGCACGCCCTCCGCCTGGAGCCGCTCGCGCGCTTCCACGGCCAGGTGCACCTCGGACCCGGTGGCGATCAGCACGACCCGCGGTTCGCCGCCCTCGGCGTCGGCCAGGACGTAGCCGCCGCGCGCGGTCCCCTCGTCCGGTTCGTACGTCGGCACGCCCTGGCGGGTCAGCACCAGGCCGTGCGGGGCGCCCTTGCCGAACTCCTTGGTCCAGCGCCTGAGGATCTCGCGCCAGGCGATCGCCGTCTCGTTCGCGTCGGCCGGGCGGACCACGTTCAGGCCGGGGATGGCGCGCAGCGACGCCAGGTGCTCCACGGGCTGGTGGGTCGGGCCGTCCTCGCCGAGGCCGATCGAGTCGTGGGTCCACACGTACGTCACCGGCAGGTGCATCAGCGCCGAGAGCCGGACCGCGTTGCGCATGTAGTCGGAAAAGACCAGGAAGGTGCCGCCGAAGACCCGCGTGTTGCCGTGGAGCGTGATGCCGTTCATCTCGGCGGCCATGGCGTGCTCGCGGATGCCGAAGTGGATCGTGCGGCCGTAGGGGTCGGCCTCCGGCAGGGGGTTGCCCTCGGGGAGGAACGACGACGTCTTGTCGATCGTCGTGTTGTTCGAGCCGGCCAGGTCGGCGGAGCCGCCCCACAGCTCGGGGACGACCGGGCCGAGCGCCTGGAGGACCTTGCCGGACGCGGCGCGCGTGGCGACGGCCTTGCCCGCCTCGAAGACCGGGAGCCTCTCCTCCCAGCCCTTGGGCAGCTCGCCCGCGGAGATCCGGTCGAACTCGGCGGCGCGCTCCGGGTTGGCGGCGCGCCACCGCCGGAGGTCCTCCTCCCAGGCGGCGCGGGCCTCGCGGCCCCGGTCCAGGGCCCCGCGGGTGTGCGCGATGACCTCGTCGGCCACCTCGAACGACTTCTCCGGGTCGAAGCCCAGCACGCGCTTGGTGGCCGCGACCTCCTCCTCGCCCAGCGCCGAGCCGTGCGCGGCCTCGGTGTTCTGCGCGTTCGGCGCGGGCCAGGCGATGATCGAGCGCATCGCGATGAACGACGGGCGGCCGGTCTCCGCCTTCGCCGCCTGCACGGCCGCGTACAGGGCCGCCGGGTCGAGGTCCCCGTCCTCCCGCTGCTCGACGCGCTGCACGTGCCAGCCGTACGCCTCGTACCGCTTCAGGGTGTCCTCGGACACGGCGGTCTCGGTATCGCCCTCGATCGAGATGTGGTTGTCGTCCCACAACATGATCAGGTTGCCGAGCCTCTGGTGCCCGGCCATCGAGGACGCCTCCGCGGCGATGCCCTCCTGGAGGCAGCCGTCACCGGCGACGACGTACACGAAGTGGTCGAACGGCGAGGTGCCGGGCGCCGCCTCCGGGTCGAACAGGCCGCGCTCGTAGCGGGCGGCCATCGCCATGCCGACGGCGTTGGCGACGCCCTGGCCCAGCGGGCCGGTCGTCGTCTCCACGCCCCTGGTGTGGCCGTACTCCGGGTGGCCCGGGGTCTTCGAGCCCCAGGTGCGGAACGCCTTCAGGTCGTCCAGCTCCAGGCCGAAACCGGCAAGGTAGAGCTGGGTGTACAAGGTCAGCGAGGAGTGGCCCGCGGACAGCACGAAGCGGTCGCGCCCGGCCCAGTCCGGGTCCGCCGGATCGTGGCGCATCACCTTCTGGAAGAGGGTGTACGCCGCGGGGGCCAGGCTCATGGCCGTCCCCGGATGGCCGTTGCCGACCTTCTGTACGGCGTCCGCGGCCAGGACACGGGCGGTGTCCACGGCACGCTGGTCCAGTGCGGTCCATTCGAGGTCTGTGGTGATCGGCTTGGTGCTCACCCTGGGTCAGGGCTCCTCTCCGAACAGGTCACATGCCGATGACGTCGATGCACCGGCCGCTGCCGAGCCTATCCCGTCACCGTGCTCGATTTTCCGGCTCCCGACCGGGTGCCGCCACCCGCGTCCACCCCGTGCATCAGCTGTACGCGGGCCCGCTCATCCGATCGCTCATCCGTGCCCCGGACGCGCGGAGGGCGCTCGTCGGAGCGCTCGTCCGAACGGGGGCCCGCACGTCCGCGCCCGTCCCGGCCGCCCCGGCGCGGGCGGGGTGAACACGACCCACCCCCGCGAAGAACGGAGTATGGGCAACGTCTACAGTGGCGTGGTACGCGCGAGTCTTCACCGGCCCATCACGTCAGGGGGCGGGCTCGCAGGGATGTCTCTGTCAGGGGTGTGCGTGACGGCCGTCGAATCCCGTTCTGGGGGCACCTCCCAGGCCCTCGAGGCGCTGGGGGAGGGTGGGCTCGGGACGAGCCCAGCCCATCGGCCATTCGGGGCCCGCGCCAAGGCGTTCGTGGCGCTGACCAAGCCGCGGATCATCGAACTGCTGCTGATCACCACGGTGCCGGTCATGTTCCTCGCGGAACAGGGCGTGCCGGACCTGCTGCTGGTGCTCCACACCTGTTTCGCCGGCTACCTGTCGGCCGGCGGCGCCAACGCGCTGAACATGTACATCGACCGCGACATCGACGCCCTCATGGACCGCACGTCGCAGCGGCCCCTGGTCACCGGCATCGTCACGCCGCGCGAGGGCCTGCTGTTCGGCCTCGGGCTCGGCGTGGTGTCCACGCTCTGGTTCGGGCTGTTCGTCAACTGGCTCTCGGCGTGGCTCGCCCTCGGCGCGCTCCTCTTCTACGTCGTCGTCTACACGATGATCCTCAAGCGCCGCACGGCGCAGAACATCGTGTGGGGCGGCATCGCCGGCTGCATGCCGGTCCTCATCGGCTGGTCGTCGGTCACCAACTCCATGTCCTGGGCCGCGGTCGTCCTCTTCCTCGTCATCTTCTTCTGGACCCCGCCGCACTACTGGCCGCTGTCCATGAAGGTGAAGGAGGACTACGCGCGCGTGGGCGTGCCGATGCTCCCGGTCCTCGCCTCCAACCGGGTCGTGGCCCGGCAGATCGTCCTCTACAGCTGGGTGATGGTCCTCGTCTCGCTGCTGCTCCAGCCGCTCGGCTACACGGGCTGGTTCTACACGGCCGTGGCGCTGGCCACCGGCGGCTGGTGGCTGTGGGAGGCGCACGCCCTCCAGCACCGCGCCCGGTCCGGTGAGACCGGGGTGAAGCTGAAGGAGATGCGCCTCTTCCACTGGTCCATCACCTACGCGTCGCTGCTGTTCGTCGCGGTCGCCGTGGACCCGTTCCTGCGCTGACCGCGTTCCGCCGGACCGCCTGACGGGCGGGGCGCGTGGCCAAGGCCACGCGCCCCGCCCGTCGCCCGTCGGTCTACCCGGAAGTAGCATCCTGTCCATGGCAGACACCACCAAGCAGGCAGCGCGCACGGCGGCGAAGCTCGCCAAGCAGATCCGGGCCTTCGCCGCGGAGCACGGCGGCGCCCGGGGCCAGCTCTCCCACGTCGGGCAGGCGGGCACCCGCATCGTCCTGGTCGGCGAGGACGGCGGCTGGGGCGACCTGGTCGCGCCGGACGGGGAGACCGCGCGGGACGCCGCCGAGAGGGCCGGCCTCGCCCTGCGGGAGTCCTTCGACGGCGAGCTCGCCGCGAAGGTCCGCACGGGTCCGTACGAGTGGAGCCGCATGGCCGGCATCCAGATCGGCGGCGGGACCGCCGGGTGACGGTGCGGGGTGCCGGCGACGCCCCGCACCGCGACGCGCGAACGCCCGGGGCGCCGCCGGAACGATCCCGTCCGGCGGCGCCCCGGGCGTCTTCCCCGCGCCGCTGCCCGGCCCTACGCCGCCGTGAGCGCCGTGTCGCCCGTCCGGGGGGCGGGCTCCGGCGCCGCGGGCAGGGGCCGCTCGCGCATGCCCAGGGCCAGGCGGAGCACGGCGATCCACAGGAGCGCCGAGCCGAGCATGTGGGCGCCGACCAGGATCTCCGGGACACCGGTGAAGTACTGCACGTAGCCGATGCCCCCCTGGAACAGCAGCACCACCAGCAGGTCGCGGGCGCGCGCCCGGACGTCGTCCGGGGCGTCGACTACCCGCAGGGCGAGGAACAGGGCGACCGCGCCCGCGCAGACGATCCACGCGAACGCCGCATGCACCTGTGCAGCCGTCGCGTAGTCGAACGGCATGCGCGGCACGTCGCTGCTGTCGCCCGCGTGCCTGCCGCTGCCCGTCACCCCCGTACCCGCGAGGATCAGCACACCCGACACGGCGACCAGCGCCCAGCCCGCCCTCCGCACCGGGCCGGGGACGCGCGGACGGGGTGCGGAGTCGCCCTCGCCGGTGCGCACCCAGGTGATCACCGCGACGGTCAGCAGCGCGTTGGCGGCGACGAAGTGACCGGCCACCGTCCACGGGTTCAGGCCCATCCAGACGGTGACGCCGCCGATCACGGCGTTGCTCGCGACGATCCAGAACTGCGCCCAGCCCAGCCGGGTCAGCCCCCGGCGCCACGGCTTCGTCGACCTGGCCGCGACGATCGCCCAGCCGACGGCCGCCGACAGGACGTACGTCAGCATCCGGTTGCCGAACTCGATGGCGCCGTGGACGCCCTGCTCGGGCGTGGCGAACAGGCTGTCGTCGGTGCACTTGGGCCAGGTGTCGCAGCCGAGACCGGAGCCGGTCAGCCGGACCGCGCCGCCCGTGACGATGATGACGACGGTCATGACGACCGCGGAGAGCGCGGCCCGCCGGAGCGTCCGGGGGGACGGGGTCCAGCGCTGGGCGATGAAGGCGAGGGGGGTCAACACGGACCTATCGTAGGTCGACGCTTGTGCACGCTTTCACGAGGGGGTGTCCCGAGGGGCGGCCCGCCCCCGTGCGGACCGCCTACTCCCAGCGGAAGAACCGCGCCGCCGCGCCCAGGCCCACCGCCGCCCACCCGGCGAGCACGCCCAGCTCTCCCCAGGGCACGCCGGCGCCGTGCCGGAGCACCTCCCGCAGCCCGCCGGAGAGCGCCGAGATCGGCAGCCACTCCAGCACCGCGCGCGCCGCGCCGGGGAACCTGTCCAGCGGCACGGCCACCCCGCCGCCCACCAGGAGCAGCAGGAAGACCAGGTTCGCCGCGGCCAGCGTCGCCTCGGCCCGCAGCGTCCCGGCCATCAGCAGACCGAGCCCGGAGAACGCGGCCGTGCCGGCGACCAGCAGCAGGAGCACCGCGAGGGGGTTGCCCCGCGGCGACCAGCCGAGCGCCAGGGCGATGGCGGTCAGCAGCAGGATCTGGAGGACCTCGGTGACCAGCACGGCCAGCGTCTTGGCGGCCATCAGCGCCCAGCGGGGGAGGGGGGACGCGCCGAGCCGCTTGAGCACCCCGTACCGCCGCTCGAAACCGGTGGCGATGGCCTGCCCGGTGAAGGCGGTGGACATCACGGCGAGGGCCAGGACGCCCGGCGCGAGGAAGTCCACGGCCTCGCCGGCGCCGGTGTCGACGACGTCCACGGTGGAGAACAGCACCAGCAGCAGCGAGGGGATGACGACGGTGAGCAGCAGCTGCTCGCCGTTGCGCAGCAGCATCCGCGTCTCCAGCGCGGCCTGGGCGGCGATCATCCGGCCGACCGGCGCGGCCCCCGGCCTCGGGGTGTACGTACCGCTGTTCATCCGCGCAGCTCCTTGCCGGTCAGCTCCAGGAAGACGTCCTCGAGGGTGCGGCGCCCGACCGCGATGCCGTCCGGCATCACCCCGTTCCGGGCGCACCAGCCGGTGACCGTGGCCAGGAGCTGCGGATCGACCGCGCCGGTGATCCGGTACGCGCCCGGGGCGGTCTCGGCGGCGGCCGTGCCGCCGGGCAGGGCCGCCAGCAGCGAGGCCAGGTCCAGGCCGGGGCGGCCGGTGAAGCGCAGGGAGCCGTCGGCGCCGCCGCGGCACAGCCCCTCGGGAGTGCCCCGGGCGACGACCCGCCCGCCGTCGACGATGGCCACGTCGTCCGCGAGCTGCTCGGCCTCGTCCATGAAGTGGGTGGTGAGCACCACCGTCACGCCGTCGGCGCGCAGTTCGCGCACCAGCTCCCAGGTGGAGCGGCGGGCCTGCGGGTCCAGGCCCGCGGTCGGCTCGTCCTGGAAGACCAGCTCGGGCCGGCCGACGACGGCCATGGCCAGGGCGAGCCGCTGCTGCTGCCCGCCGGACAGGCGCCGGTACGCCGTGCGGCCGCAGGAGCCCAGGCCCAGGCGCTCGACGAGGGCGTCCACGTCGAGGGGTGGGCGTGCAGCCTCGCCGTGTGGCGGAGCATCTCGTCGGCGCGGGCGCCCGAGTAGACGCCGCCCGACTGGAGCATCACGCCGACGCGGGGGCGCAGCCGGGCCGCGTCGGCGACCGGGTCGAGACCCAGGACGCGGACGGTGCCCGCGTCGGGGCGGCGGTACCCCTCGCAGGTCTCGACGGTGGTGGTCTTGCCGGCCCCGTTGGGGCCGAGGACCGCGGTGACGGTACCCGTGCGGACGTCGAGGTCGAGCCCGTCCACCGCGGTCTTGGTCCCGTACCGCTTGACCAGGCCCCGTACCCGGACGGCGGACTCGTTTCGCATGGCAGCCAAGTCTAGGCAGCCGCCGGACGCGTCCGGGCCGCGGGGGCCCGTCCGGCCCCCGGCGGCGGCGCGGACGGCCCCGGTGATCGTTCTCGCAGGTCAGGTTAGGTTTCCCTAAGTGACGTACGGCATCGCCGGGTCGCGGCGGCGCGGCTTGTCACTCTCTTCGGAATTACGCAACAATGGCGTTGTGAAAAACGTCGGCGCGACTTCCACGGCCTCCGGGGAGGAGCTCGCGACCGGGGAGCGGTCCACCCGCAACCGGGTCGCGCGGTCCGTCCTGGACCACGGTCCCTCCACCGTCGCGGAACTCGCCCAGCGGCTGGGCCTCACCCAGGCCGCCGTGCGCCGGCACCTCGACGCCCTCGTCGCGGACGGCGTGGTCGCCCCGCGCGAGCAGCGCGTCTACGGTGCCCGCACCCGCGGCCGCCCCGCCCGGGTCTTCGCGCTCACGGACTGCGGCAGGGACGCCTTCGACCAGTCCTACGACGCCCTCGCGGTCGACGCCCTGCGCTGGATCGAGCAGAACGCCGGGGGGAGGCCGCCGTCGCGGCCTTCGCCCGGGACCGGATCGAGGCGCAGGCGGAGGCGTACCGCGAGGCCGTCGAGTCGGCGCCGCGGCGGGAGCGGGCCGAGGCGCTGGCCAGGGCGCTCAGCGCCGACGGGTACGCTGCGACGGCGCGCGAGGCGCCGGTCGGGCAGGTCGGGCAGCAGCTGTGCCAGCACCACTGCCCGGTCGCCCACGTCGCGGAGCGCTACCCGCAGCTCTGCGAGGCGGAGACAGAGGTCTTCTCCCGCCTCCTGGGGACGCACGTCCAGCGTCTGGCCACCATCGCGCACGGCGACGGGGTCTGCACGACGTTCATCCCCCACAGCGCCCCCACGCACCCCAAGACCCCTTCACCACCATCCGCAAGCACGGCCGGGAGGAACCCCGCATGACCACCGAGATCAGCCACCCCGAGCTCGAGGGCCTGGGTCGGTACGAATATGGCTGGGCCGACCCGGACGCGGCCGGTGCCGCCGCCAAGCGCGGCCTCGGCGAGGACGTCGTCCGCGACATCTCCGCGAAGAAGAACGAGCCCGAGTGGATGCTGAAGCTGCGGCTGAAGGGTCTGCGCCTGTTCGACAAGAAGCCCATGCCGACCTGGGGCTCCGACCTCTCGGGCATCGACTTCGACAACATCAAGTACTTCGTCCGGTCCACCGAGAAGCAGGCCGAGTCCTGGGAGGACCTGCCCGAGGACATCAAGAACACGTACGACAAGCTCGGCATCCCCGAGGCGGAGAAGCAGCGCCTCGTCGCCGGTGTCGCGGCCCAGTACGAGTCCGAGGTCGTCTACCACCAGATCCGCGAGGACCTGGAGTCCCAGGGCGTGATCTTCCTCGACACGGACACCGCGCTCAAGGAGCACCCCGAGCTCTTCCAGGAGTACTTCGGCACGGTCATCCCGGTCGGCGACAACAAGTTCGCCTCGCTGAACACGGCCGTGTGGTCCGGCGGCTCCTTCATCTACGTGCCCAAGGGCGTGCACGTCGACATCCCGCTCCAGGCCTACTTCCGCATCAACACCGAGAACATGGGCCAGTTCGAGCGGACGCTGATCATCGTCGACGAGGACGCCTACGTCCACTACGTCGAGGGCTGCACCGCGCCGATCTACTCCTCCGACTCGCTGCACAGCGCCGTCGTGGAGATCATCGTCAAGAAGGGCGCGCGCTGCCGCTACACGACCATCCAGAACTGGTCGAACAACGTCTACAACCTGGTCACCAAGCGCGCCGTGGCCTACGAGGGCGCGACCATGGAGTGGGTCGACGGCAACATCGGCTCCAAGGTCACGATGAAGTACCCGGCCGTCTACCTGATGGGCGAGCACGCCCGGGGCGAGACCCTGTCCATCGCCTTCGCCGGCGAGGGGCAGCACCAGGACGCCGGCGCCAAGATGGTCCACATGGCGCCGAACACCTCCTCCAACATCGTCTCCAAGTCGGTGGCGCGGGGCGGCGGGCGCACCTCCTACCGCGGCCTCATCGAGATCGGCGAGGGCGCCCCGGGTTCCAAGTCCAACGTCCTGTGCGACGCCCTGCTCGTCGACACGGTCTCCCGCTCCGACACCTACCCGTACGTCGACGTGCGCGAGGACGACGTCTCCATGGGCCACGAGGCCACGGTCTCGAAGGTCTCCGAGGACCAGCTCTTCTACCTGATGAGCCGCGGCCTCTCCGAGGACGAGGCCATGGCGGTGATCGTGCGCGGATTCGTCGAGCCGATCGCCAAGGAGCTGCCGATGGAGTACGCCCTGGAGCTCAACCGGCTGATCGAACTGCAGATGGAGGGCGCGGTCGGCTGACGCCGCCCACCCCGAACGACTTGACGACGTACGCACGTAGGAAGAGAAACCACGACAGCCATGGCTGAGAACATCCCGGTGGGTTCGACCACCGCCGGCTCCATCGCGGTGGCGGCCGAGTCGACCGTCGCCACGCGCATGAGCGCCCCCCCGTCCTTCGACGTCGCGGACTTCCCCGTCCCGCACGGCCGCGAGGAGGAGTGGCGGTTCACGCCGCTGGAGCGTCTGCGCGGCCTGCACGACGGCACCGCCGCCGCCACCGGTGAAGGGGTACGCGTCGACGTGGCCGCGCCCGACGGGGTCACCGTCGAGACCGTCGGCCGGGACGACGCCCGCGTCGGCAGGGCCGGCACGCCGGTGGACCGGGTCGCCGCCCAGGCGTACTCCTCGCTCGAGAAGGCCACGGTCGTGACCGTGCCCGAGGAGGCCGTGCTCACCGAGCCCGTCCGCGTCGCCGTGCACGGGCGGGGCGGCACCTCCTTCGGGCACCTCGTGATCGAGGTCGGCGCGTTCGCCGAGGCCGTCGTGGTCGTCGACCACACCGGCGAGGCCGTCCTCGCCGCCAACGTCGACTACGTCCTCGGCGACGGCGCCAGGCTGACCGTCGTCTCCGTCCAGGACTGGGACGCCGGGGCCGTCCACGTGGCGCAGCACAACGCGCTCGTCGGCCGCGACGCCTCCTTCAAGTCCGTCGTCGTCACCTTCGGCGGGGACCTCGTCCGCATCCACCCGCGCGTCGAGTACGCCGGGACGGGCGGCGCGGCCGAGCTGTTCGGCCTGTACTTCACCGACGCCGGCCAGCACCAGGAGCACCGCCTCCTGGTCGACCACAACACCCCGCACTGCACGTCGAACGTCGTCTACAAGGGCGCCCTCCAGGGCGAGTCGGCGCACGCCGTGTGGATCGGCGACGTCCTGATCCGGGCCGCCGCCGAGGGCACCGACACGTACGAGATGAACCGCAACCTCGTCCTCACGGACGGCGCCCGGGTCGACTCGGTGCCGAACCTGGAGATCGAGACCGGTGAGATCGCCGGAGCCGGCCACGCCTCCGCGACCGGCCGCTTCGACGACGAGCAGCTGTTCTACCTGATGGCCCGCGGCATCCCGGAAATCGAGGCCCGCCGCCTCGTCGTCCGCG from Streptomyces sp. MRC013 includes the following:
- a CDS encoding COX15/CtaA family protein; the protein is MLTPLAFIAQRWTPSPRTLRRAALSAVVMTVVIIVTGGAVRLTGSGLGCDTWPKCTDDSLFATPEQGVHGAIEFGNRMLTYVLSAAVGWAIVAARSTKPWRRGLTRLGWAQFWIVASNAVIGGVTVWMGLNPWTVAGHFVAANALLTVAVITWVRTGEGDSAPRPRVPGPVRRAGWALVAVSGVLILAGTGVTGSGRHAGDSSDVPRMPFDYATAAQVHAAFAWIVCAGAVALFLALRVVDAPDDVRARARDLLVVLLFQGGIGYVQYFTGVPEILVGAHMLGSALLWIAVLRLALGMRERPLPAAPEPAPRTGDTALTAA
- the tkt gene encoding transketolase, with product MSTKPITTDLEWTALDQRAVDTARVLAADAVQKVGNGHPGTAMSLAPAAYTLFQKVMRHDPADPDWAGRDRFVLSAGHSSLTLYTQLYLAGFGLELDDLKAFRTWGSKTPGHPEYGHTRGVETTTGPLGQGVANAVGMAMAARYERGLFDPEAAPGTSPFDHFVYVVAGDGCLQEGIAAEASSMAGHQRLGNLIMLWDDNHISIEGDTETAVSEDTLKRYEAYGWHVQRVEQREDGDLDPAALYAAVQAAKAETGRPSFIAMRSIIAWPAPNAQNTEAAHGSALGEEEVAATKRVLGFDPEKSFEVADEVIAHTRGALDRGREARAAWEEDLRRWRAANPERAAEFDRISAGELPKGWEERLPVFEAGKAVATRAASGKVLQALGPVVPELWGGSADLAGSNNTTIDKTSSFLPEGNPLPEADPYGRTIHFGIREHAMAAEMNGITLHGNTRVFGGTFLVFSDYMRNAVRLSALMHLPVTYVWTHDSIGLGEDGPTHQPVEHLASLRAIPGLNVVRPADANETAIAWREILRRWTKEFGKGAPHGLVLTRQGVPTYEPDEGTARGGYVLADAEGGEPRVVLIATGSEVHLAVEARERLQAEGVPTRVVSMPCVEWFEEQDRGYRDSVLPPSVRARVAVEAGIGLTWHRYVGDAGRIVSLEHFGASADGKLLFREYGFTPEAVAAAARESIAAAAR
- the zwf gene encoding glucose-6-phosphate dehydrogenase produces the protein MHTSNPLRDAADRRLPRIAGPSGLVIFGVTGDLSRKKLMPAVYDLANRGLLPPGFALIGFARREWEDEDFSQVVHDAVKQHARTPFREEVWQQLVQGMRFVQGDFDDDAAFEQLKATMDQLDKAQGTGGNFAFYLSVPPRFFPVVVQQLKQHGLAEQRAGCWRRAVIEKPFGHDLASAKELNAIVHEVFTPDQVFRIDHYLGKETVQNILALRFANTLFEPIWNRSYVDHVQITMAEDIGIGGRAGYYDGIGAARDVIQNHLLQLLALTAMEEPASFDADALAAEKTKVLGAVRLPGDLGASTVRGQYAAGWQGGEKAVGYLEEEGIDPASKTDTYAAIKLGIDNRRWAGVPFYLRTGKRLGRRVTEIAVVFQRAPHSPFDHTATEELGQNALVIRVQPDEGVTMRFGSKVPGTSMEVRDVSMDFAYGESFTESSPEAYERLILDVLLGDANLFPRVEEVELSWRILDPIEEYWDKHGRPAQYKAGTWGPVEADEMLARDGRSWRRP
- the sufB gene encoding Fe-S cluster assembly protein SufB, which encodes MTTEISHPELEGLGRYEYGWADPDAAGAAAKRGLGEDVVRDISAKKNEPEWMLKLRLKGLRLFDKKPMPTWGSDLSGIDFDNIKYFVRSTEKQAESWEDLPEDIKNTYDKLGIPEAEKQRLVAGVAAQYESEVVYHQIREDLESQGVIFLDTDTALKEHPELFQEYFGTVIPVGDNKFASLNTAVWSGGSFIYVPKGVHVDIPLQAYFRINTENMGQFERTLIIVDEDAYVHYVEGCTAPIYSSDSLHSAVVEIIVKKGARCRYTTIQNWSNNVYNLVTKRAVAYEGATMEWVDGNIGSKVTMKYPAVYLMGEHARGETLSIAFAGEGQHQDAGAKMVHMAPNTSSNIVSKSVARGGGRTSYRGLIEIGEGAPGSKSNVLCDALLVDTVSRSDTYPYVDVREDDVSMGHEATVSKVSEDQLFYLMSRGLSEDEAMAVIVRGFVEPIAKELPMEYALELNRLIELQMEGAVG
- a CDS encoding heme o synthase — translated: MSLSGVCVTAVESRSGGTSQALEALGEGGLGTSPAHRPFGARAKAFVALTKPRIIELLLITTVPVMFLAEQGVPDLLLVLHTCFAGYLSAGGANALNMYIDRDIDALMDRTSQRPLVTGIVTPREGLLFGLGLGVVSTLWFGLFVNWLSAWLALGALLFYVVVYTMILKRRTAQNIVWGGIAGCMPVLIGWSSVTNSMSWAAVVLFLVIFFWTPPHYWPLSMKVKEDYARVGVPMLPVLASNRVVARQIVLYSWVMVLVSLLLQPLGYTGWFYTAVALATGGWWLWEAHALQHRARSGETGVKLKEMRLFHWSITYASLLFVAVAVDPFLR
- a CDS encoding ABC transporter permease, whose product is MNSGTYTPRPGAAPVGRMIAAQAALETRMLLRNGEQLLLTVVIPSLLLVLFSTVDVVDTGAGEAVDFLAPGVLALAVMSTAFTGQAIATGFERRYGVLKRLGASPLPRWALMAAKTLAVLVTEVLQILLLTAIALALGWSPRGNPLAVLLLLVAGTAAFSGLGLLMAGTLRAEATLAAANLVFLLLLVGGGVAVPLDRFPGAARAVLEWLPISALSGGLREVLRHGAGVPWGELGVLAGWAAVGLGAAARFFRWE